The proteins below come from a single Mesobacillus jeotgali genomic window:
- a CDS encoding Na+/H+ antiporter subunit A, with amino-acid sequence MSLLHLAVLSPLLLAILIPFLHKYFKSIHTGWFLLPLPAVLFAYFLQFISTTGHGGTVMETVPWISSLGIDFTLKVDGLGLLFALLITGIGALVVLYSIYYLNPDKEKLNTFYVYLLLFMGAMLGVVLSDNLIVLYTFWELTSFSSFLLIGYWNHRERSRYGAQKSMLITVFGGLSMLGGILMLYIITGTFSITETIEMSNEVVNHPLFTATLILFLLGAFTKSAQFPFHIWLPDAMEAPTPVSAYLHSATMVKAGIYLVARMTPVFAHSGTWVWLVAGVGVITLFWGSFSAVKQTDLKAILAFSTVSQLGMIMSLLGAGAAALHYGTIENGYYIVAVTAAVFHLINHATFKGSLFMVTGIIDHETGTRDIRKLGGLMNFMPITFTLAIIGTFSMAGIPPFNGFLSKEMFFTGMLRIAEMDIFNMDTWGILFPIIAWTASVFTFLYSMMYVFKTFMGKYQPEKLEKKPHEAPIGMLISPVILASLVIIFGIFPNVLSHNIISPAMGSILPSLLESGEGFDVHISHWHGPTAELFMTIGVITFGILLYKFMPKWAGIYSKLPSRMTFNRIYDRGTELLELTSRNITKSYMTGFIRSYLVYIFSFFILALASTLIFKNAFKLDLSDVAPIRFFEVVLVLIMAVSAITILFAKSRLTSIILLGAVGYTVALFFVLFRAPDLALTQLVIETVSVALFLLAFYHLPQIRRNEERIRFRAANALISIAVGAIVTMIALSAHSNKTFSSISEYYVENTYKKAGGENMVNVILVDFRGFDTMFEIAVLGIAALGIFAMIKLRLTRGRELDENK; translated from the coding sequence TTGTCGTTACTTCACCTTGCAGTTTTATCACCGCTTTTACTCGCGATCTTAATTCCATTTTTACATAAGTATTTCAAGAGTATCCATACGGGCTGGTTCCTGTTGCCGCTACCTGCCGTGCTGTTTGCCTATTTCCTGCAGTTCATCAGCACAACAGGCCATGGCGGGACGGTTATGGAGACCGTACCCTGGATTTCCTCGCTTGGGATTGATTTCACGTTAAAAGTTGACGGCCTTGGGCTATTATTCGCCCTGCTGATCACTGGAATCGGCGCACTGGTTGTCCTGTATTCGATTTACTATTTAAATCCTGACAAAGAAAAGCTGAATACTTTCTATGTCTACCTGCTTTTGTTCATGGGCGCGATGCTCGGGGTTGTTCTCTCGGACAATCTGATAGTGCTCTATACTTTCTGGGAATTGACCAGCTTTTCGTCTTTCCTGCTGATTGGCTACTGGAACCATCGTGAACGCTCTCGTTACGGTGCTCAAAAATCAATGCTGATCACAGTTTTCGGAGGATTGTCGATGCTCGGGGGCATCCTGATGCTCTATATCATTACAGGAACATTCAGCATTACTGAAACAATCGAAATGTCCAATGAAGTCGTGAATCATCCTTTATTCACCGCAACACTGATCTTGTTCTTGCTGGGGGCTTTTACAAAATCAGCTCAATTCCCGTTCCACATCTGGCTTCCTGATGCAATGGAAGCACCAACGCCTGTCAGTGCGTACCTGCACTCTGCTACGATGGTAAAAGCGGGAATCTATCTTGTTGCCCGCATGACTCCTGTGTTCGCACATTCAGGCACCTGGGTCTGGCTCGTTGCCGGAGTTGGTGTGATTACATTATTCTGGGGTTCGTTCTCAGCGGTAAAACAAACGGATTTAAAAGCGATTCTTGCGTTCTCAACCGTCAGCCAGCTCGGTATGATTATGTCGCTTCTTGGGGCCGGTGCCGCTGCGCTTCATTATGGCACAATCGAGAATGGATATTATATCGTTGCCGTCACTGCCGCAGTCTTCCACCTGATCAACCATGCCACATTCAAGGGCAGTCTGTTCATGGTAACAGGAATCATTGATCATGAAACTGGGACAAGGGATATCCGCAAGCTTGGCGGTTTGATGAATTTCATGCCAATCACCTTCACGCTTGCGATCATCGGAACGTTTTCAATGGCTGGAATACCGCCGTTCAATGGGTTCCTGAGTAAGGAAATGTTTTTCACAGGCATGCTGCGCATAGCAGAAATGGATATCTTCAATATGGACACATGGGGCATCCTGTTCCCAATCATCGCCTGGACAGCAAGTGTTTTCACATTCCTTTACAGCATGATGTATGTATTCAAGACATTCATGGGCAAATACCAGCCTGAGAAATTGGAAAAGAAGCCGCATGAGGCGCCAATCGGAATGCTTATTTCTCCGGTTATCCTTGCATCACTAGTCATCATTTTCGGCATTTTCCCTAATGTACTGTCACATAACATCATTTCGCCGGCAATGGGATCGATTCTTCCTTCATTGCTTGAAAGCGGAGAAGGATTCGATGTTCATATTTCACATTGGCACGGGCCAACTGCTGAATTGTTCATGACAATCGGTGTGATTACATTTGGGATTTTACTTTACAAGTTCATGCCTAAATGGGCAGGGATTTATAGCAAGCTTCCTTCACGGATGACATTCAATCGTATCTATGACCGCGGTACTGAACTTTTGGAGCTGACATCAAGAAACATCACAAAGTCGTACATGACCGGATTTATACGGTCATATCTCGTTTATATTTTTTCATTCTTTATTTTGGCTCTTGCTTCGACACTCATTTTCAAAAACGCATTCAAGCTGGACTTGAGCGATGTTGCACCAATCCGCTTTTTTGAAGTCGTGCTCGTGTTGATCATGGCCGTGTCAGCAATTACCATCTTATTTGCCAAATCAAGGCTGACTTCGATAATCCTGCTGGGCGCGGTTGGCTATACAGTAGCACTATTCTTCGTCCTGTTCAGGGCACCTGATCTGGCACTGACACAGCTGGTCATTGAAACGGTATCTGTTGCGCTGTTCCTTCTGGCGTTTTATCACCTGCCGCAGATTAGGAGAAATGAGGAGCGAATTCGCTTCAGGGCTGCAAACGCGCTGATCTCGATTGCCGTAGGTGCAATTGTGACGATGATTGCCTTATCTGCTCACAGCAATAAGACGTTTAGCTCCATCTCGGAGTATTATGTTGAAAATACTTATAAAAAGGCCGGCGGCGAAAATATGGTCAACGTTATCCTCGTTGATTTCCGCGGCTTCGATACAATGTTTGAAATTGCCGTTCTTGGCATTGCTGCCCTTGGTATTTTCGCGATGATCAAGCTTCGGCTGACAAGGGGGAGAGAACTTGATGAAAACAAATGA
- a CDS encoding Na+/H+ antiporter subunit D, producing the protein MNNLIILPILIPLITGVVLIFFTKNIMAQRWISAISALLTIVVSFMLANHVYRNGIQTMDLSNWEAPYGITLVSDMLSALLVLTTSIIAFAALFYSFKSIGEARERFFYYPVVNFLIVGVNGAFTTGDIFNLFVFFEVMLMSSYVLIVLGGTKIQLRESIKYILVNVISSALFVIAVAYLYSVVGTLNMAHISVRLSEIGSAGIITVIAVLFLIVFGLKGAIFPLYFWLPGSYYAPPAPVMALFGALLTKVGVYSITRTYTLFFYHDVGYTHQLLQILAVMTIIAGVIGALAYTDIKKIIIYNIIVAVGVILFGVSVLTPESLTGSVFYLIHDMNIKATLFLLIGIIIVITGTSDLEKISGLINRYPALGWTFFIATAALAGIPPLSGFAGKLMIVRSGFETENYIGAFVVLMSSLLVLFSVMRIFIRGFWGTPRAYKNEEKAPVKWLLVAPAILTAFAVLYGFGTEAIYPVISTAAETLANPEIYINAVLKE; encoded by the coding sequence ATGAATAATCTAATCATATTACCCATCTTGATTCCTCTGATTACAGGGGTTGTACTTATTTTTTTCACTAAAAACATCATGGCCCAGCGATGGATTTCTGCGATAAGCGCACTGCTCACGATTGTTGTTTCCTTCATGCTGGCAAACCATGTTTATCGGAATGGTATCCAGACAATGGATCTCAGTAACTGGGAAGCACCATACGGCATCACGCTTGTATCGGATATGCTTTCCGCCCTGCTTGTATTGACGACAAGCATCATCGCCTTTGCAGCGTTGTTTTACTCCTTCAAATCCATAGGAGAAGCTCGTGAAAGATTTTTCTATTATCCAGTCGTCAACTTCTTGATTGTCGGGGTTAACGGAGCCTTTACGACGGGTGATATTTTCAACTTGTTTGTATTTTTTGAAGTGATGCTGATGTCATCATATGTATTGATTGTATTGGGCGGAACGAAAATCCAGCTCCGAGAATCGATTAAATACATACTCGTCAACGTTATTTCATCTGCCTTGTTCGTTATCGCAGTCGCCTATTTGTATTCAGTGGTAGGAACGCTGAATATGGCGCATATCTCAGTGCGACTCAGCGAAATAGGGAGTGCCGGAATCATTACGGTGATTGCTGTATTGTTCTTGATTGTATTCGGACTGAAAGGCGCGATATTCCCGCTTTATTTCTGGCTGCCAGGATCGTATTACGCGCCGCCAGCACCTGTCATGGCGCTGTTCGGGGCATTGCTGACCAAGGTTGGCGTATACTCGATCACTAGAACCTACACTTTGTTCTTTTACCATGATGTCGGCTATACACATCAATTGCTGCAAATCCTCGCTGTCATGACGATCATTGCCGGGGTCATCGGGGCACTGGCTTATACCGATATCAAAAAAATCATTATCTATAACATCATCGTAGCGGTCGGGGTCATCTTATTCGGGGTATCCGTCCTGACACCGGAGTCTCTCACTGGATCAGTCTTTTACCTGATCCACGACATGAACATCAAGGCGACACTGTTCCTGTTGATTGGGATTATTATCGTGATTACCGGTACGAGCGACCTTGAGAAAATCAGCGGCCTGATCAACAGATACCCTGCACTTGGGTGGACGTTTTTCATCGCCACAGCTGCGCTTGCCGGCATTCCGCCGCTTAGCGGTTTTGCAGGCAAATTGATGATTGTGCGCTCTGGATTTGAAACTGAAAACTATATTGGTGCTTTCGTGGTACTGATGTCGAGCTTGCTAGTCCTGTTTTCAGTCATGAGAATTTTTATAAGGGGCTTCTGGGGAACGCCAAGAGCCTACAAGAATGAAGAAAAGGCACCAGTAAAATGGCTGCTCGTTGCCCCAGCAATTCTGACTGCGTTTGCTGTGCTTTACGGCTTCGGAACAGAAGCTATCTATCCGGTTATCTCAACAGCTGCCGAAACGCTTGCCAATCCGGAAATCTACATCAATGCTGTTTTAAAGGAGTGA
- a CDS encoding MalY/PatB family protein: MERINFDKVVDRNNSHSVKWDAIEKVFGKDDVLPMWVADMDFHPPKAVTDALKDRIEHGIFGYTFVPLSVTEAIQDWMKNRHDCEFKKSSIVFSEGVVPSISTAIRAFTEKGDKVLVHSPVYTPFFNMVKNNERTLVTSNLLIENSRFEVDFADFEAKLQDGVKMFILCNPHNPGGRVWTRDELKKIGDLCVKHDVLIVSDEIHSDLVFKPNVHIPIASIKEEFTEITTTFVAPSKTFNLAGLQASAALIPNKELKAKFKKVQEQQGFFTLNAFAIAGMEAAYREGEEWLEQLLEYLDKNMNIATDFIAEHLPALKPMKADATYLLWIDCRGLGLSDEEIKDQLLEKGKLGLEPGTKYGEGGEGFVRMNLACPRETLNEGLERLKLAFS; the protein is encoded by the coding sequence GTGGAAAGAATAAATTTTGACAAGGTAGTGGACAGGAACAATTCGCATTCAGTAAAGTGGGATGCGATTGAGAAGGTTTTTGGCAAAGATGATGTCCTGCCAATGTGGGTCGCAGATATGGATTTCCATCCTCCCAAGGCGGTCACCGATGCACTGAAGGATCGGATCGAACACGGGATATTCGGCTATACCTTTGTTCCGTTGTCAGTAACAGAAGCCATCCAGGATTGGATGAAAAATCGCCATGATTGCGAATTCAAGAAATCATCCATTGTTTTCAGCGAAGGTGTCGTCCCTTCGATCAGCACGGCTATTCGCGCGTTTACGGAAAAAGGCGATAAGGTGCTTGTTCATTCTCCAGTGTATACACCATTTTTTAACATGGTCAAAAATAACGAACGCACCCTGGTTACTTCTAATCTATTGATAGAGAATAGCCGATTCGAAGTGGATTTTGCCGACTTTGAAGCCAAGCTGCAGGATGGCGTGAAAATGTTCATTCTTTGTAACCCGCATAACCCTGGAGGCAGAGTCTGGACTCGGGATGAACTGAAAAAAATCGGCGATCTTTGCGTAAAGCATGACGTTCTGATTGTTTCCGATGAAATCCATTCAGATCTTGTGTTCAAACCCAATGTCCATATTCCAATCGCCTCGATCAAGGAAGAATTCACGGAGATCACAACCACCTTCGTCGCGCCAAGCAAAACCTTCAACCTTGCCGGACTCCAGGCTTCCGCTGCCTTGATCCCGAACAAGGAACTCAAGGCGAAATTCAAAAAAGTCCAGGAGCAGCAAGGCTTCTTTACATTGAATGCCTTTGCGATTGCAGGAATGGAAGCTGCCTACCGTGAAGGTGAAGAATGGCTGGAGCAGCTGCTTGAATATTTAGATAAGAATATGAATATCGCAACTGATTTTATTGCCGAACACCTGCCAGCACTAAAACCGATGAAAGCAGATGCTACCTACCTCCTCTGGATCGATTGCCGCGGACTCGGTTTGAGCGACGAGGAGATCAAGGATCAGCTGCTGGAAAAAGGGAAACTCGGACTGGAACCGGGAACGAAGTATGGTGAAGGCGGCGAAGGCTTTGTCCGGATGAACCTTGCCTGCCCGCGCGAAACCTTGAATGAGGGACTTGAGAGGCTGAAGCTGGCATTCAGTTAG
- a CDS encoding Na(+)/H(+) antiporter subunit B, whose product MKTNDVILQTVTKFVLFVIILFSIHLFFAGHYYPGGGFIGGLMTSGAIVLLLLAFDIKTVKMILPFDYIKVVAVGLLIAIGTGAGALFFNMPFLTHAYTYAYLPLLGKTSLHTAVLFDTGVFLVVIGVTMTIIQTIGESE is encoded by the coding sequence ATGAAAACAAATGATGTCATCCTCCAGACTGTTACAAAGTTCGTCCTGTTCGTCATCATCCTGTTTTCGATCCACCTGTTTTTCGCAGGCCATTATTATCCGGGCGGTGGATTCATCGGCGGATTGATGACGTCTGGAGCGATTGTATTGCTTTTACTGGCTTTTGATATCAAGACAGTCAAGATGATTTTGCCGTTTGATTATATAAAAGTTGTCGCTGTCGGTCTGCTCATTGCGATTGGAACAGGTGCTGGTGCATTATTTTTCAATATGCCGTTCCTGACACATGCATATACTTACGCTTATTTGCCGCTCCTTGGCAAGACATCTTTGCATACAGCGGTACTGTTTGATACAGGGGTCTTCCTTGTCGTCATTGGTGTGACAATGACCATTATTCAAACGATTGGAGAGAGCGAATAA
- a CDS encoding DUF5366 family protein: MRNPYLTGYFPLLSIIMFSLALSLRTEIELIAILKNAGIYDGMLEFFSDTGIKLSLLALLMVVYFMVFAALKLIADTINEVTLLLFSRDHEGESLKLIHKGAIVYFAGGIAALASFFSFTGIGSIFLITTIVYFIYFVYKISPKLTAAGLIGTVFFQVILWSTLVLGIIYIAVKVYNSLIASLPI; the protein is encoded by the coding sequence ATGAGAAACCCGTACTTAACAGGCTACTTTCCGCTGCTGTCGATCATTATGTTCAGCCTGGCCCTGTCCCTGCGCACGGAAATCGAGTTAATCGCCATCCTGAAAAATGCCGGGATTTACGATGGGATGCTGGAATTCTTTTCAGATACCGGTATTAAACTGTCTTTGCTGGCGTTGCTGATGGTTGTATATTTCATGGTGTTCGCGGCCTTGAAGTTGATTGCCGATACCATCAATGAAGTCACCCTTTTACTATTTTCCAGGGATCATGAGGGGGAAAGCCTGAAACTGATCCACAAAGGAGCCATTGTTTACTTTGCTGGCGGAATTGCAGCATTGGCCAGCTTCTTCAGTTTCACCGGAATAGGTTCCATATTTTTAATAACAACTATCGTCTATTTCATTTACTTTGTTTATAAAATAAGCCCCAAGCTCACAGCCGCAGGACTGATTGGAACCGTGTTCTTCCAGGTCATCCTCTGGAGTACGCTCGTACTGGGCATCATTTATATTGCGGTAAAAGTGTATAACAGCCTGATCGCAAGCCTGCCGATTTAG
- a CDS encoding peptidylprolyl isomerase: MTKKILAVLFAMMVVLAGCGTADEKQEADKQTEDKTNAGQAVEEDLDYPQATAEVQENERLVEMVTSMGTVKIKLFPEQAPKAVENFIKHSEEGYYEGVTFHRVIDGFMIQGGDPDGTGMGGESIYGAPFEDEFSQQLFNIRGALSMANSGPNTNGSQFFIVQNKELDASLPEKMKQAGYPEEVLKMYEAGGTPHLDGRHTVFGQVVEGMDVVDKIASAPTGAQDKPEEDVVIEKINVLK; the protein is encoded by the coding sequence ATGACTAAAAAAATATTGGCAGTACTTTTTGCAATGATGGTTGTTCTCGCTGGCTGTGGCACCGCTGACGAAAAGCAGGAAGCAGACAAGCAGACCGAGGACAAGACGAATGCAGGACAAGCAGTTGAGGAGGATCTCGATTATCCTCAAGCGACAGCAGAAGTCCAGGAAAATGAAAGGCTTGTGGAAATGGTCACTTCCATGGGAACTGTTAAAATCAAGCTTTTCCCTGAGCAGGCTCCAAAAGCGGTAGAGAACTTTATTAAGCATAGCGAAGAGGGCTACTATGAAGGAGTCACTTTCCACCGCGTTATTGACGGATTCATGATCCAAGGCGGCGATCCTGATGGAACGGGGATGGGCGGTGAAAGCATCTACGGCGCTCCATTTGAAGATGAATTTTCACAACAGCTCTTCAACATCCGCGGTGCATTATCAATGGCCAATTCCGGACCTAACACAAATGGAAGCCAGTTCTTCATCGTCCAAAACAAGGAACTTGATGCTAGTCTGCCAGAGAAGATGAAGCAGGCAGGTTACCCTGAAGAAGTCCTGAAGATGTATGAAGCTGGCGGCACGCCACACCTTGATGGCAGACACACTGTGTTCGGTCAGGTAGTCGAGGGAATGGATGTTGTTGATAAGATTGCCTCTGCACCAACGGGCGCTCAGGACAAGCCAGAGGAAGATGTCGTCATCGAAAAAATCAATGTACTGAAATAG
- the kapD gene encoding 3'-5' exonuclease KapD: MSEKERTTLFIDFEFTMPDRNSRGRGFYPEIIEAGAVLVENSKVVEQFSSYVRPLRFPILTDRCRSFLNITQEQVNSGITFKALVDKLRSMGGSKNCQIVTWGNMDMKVLLQNCQQASVAFPLPGKQIDLSMEYKRFFGDQNQTGLWKAVQEYGREGTGKHHRALDDALTTYHIYKLVEKDKQYLQRPEPATIGDMVDFSKLLNKFA; the protein is encoded by the coding sequence ATGAGCGAAAAAGAAAGGACAACATTATTTATTGATTTTGAGTTTACGATGCCTGACCGGAACAGCAGGGGAAGGGGCTTTTACCCGGAAATCATTGAAGCTGGCGCTGTCCTAGTTGAGAACAGCAAGGTGGTTGAACAATTTTCTTCGTATGTCCGGCCGCTGCGTTTTCCGATTTTGACAGATCGCTGCCGTTCATTTCTGAACATCACCCAGGAGCAGGTGAATTCGGGTATTACGTTCAAGGCTTTGGTAGATAAGCTTAGGTCAATGGGGGGAAGCAAGAATTGCCAGATTGTCACCTGGGGCAATATGGACATGAAGGTGTTGCTGCAAAATTGCCAGCAGGCGTCTGTCGCTTTTCCGCTGCCGGGTAAGCAGATCGATCTTTCGATGGAATATAAGCGTTTCTTCGGCGACCAGAACCAAACAGGTTTATGGAAGGCAGTGCAGGAGTATGGCAGGGAAGGTACAGGCAAACATCACCGCGCCCTTGATGATGCTTTGACGACCTACCATATTTACAAGCTTGTGGAAAAAGACAAACAATATTTGCAAAGACCGGAACCGGCTACAATCGGGGACATGGTCGACTTTTCCAAACTGCTCAATAAATTTGCATAG
- a CDS encoding Na(+)/H(+) antiporter subunit C: MEILMSFLIGILFMTATYLMLSKSLLRIIIGTGLLSHGAHLLLLTMGGLKRGAAPLLGEHASSYADPLPQALILTAIVISFGVTAFFLVVAYRAYQELGTDNMDRLRGKEGHE; the protein is encoded by the coding sequence ATGGAAATCTTAATGTCTTTTCTAATTGGAATTTTATTTATGACAGCCACCTACCTTATGCTTTCAAAAAGCTTGCTCAGGATCATTATTGGTACAGGGCTGTTAAGTCACGGTGCTCACCTTCTCCTGCTGACAATGGGAGGCCTAAAAAGAGGTGCGGCTCCGCTTCTGGGAGAGCATGCCTCATCCTATGCCGATCCGCTGCCACAGGCACTGATCCTGACAGCGATCGTCATCAGCTTTGGTGTTACAGCATTCTTCCTGGTTGTGGCCTACCGCGCCTACCAAGAGCTCGGAACCGATAATATGGATCGCTTGAGAGGAAAGGAAGGACATGAATAA
- a CDS encoding transglycosylase domain-containing protein: protein MQKGITVRIITGYLLILLLIPAFITVVTLTYTEAGNAVSFSDTLDQNIDLTNTKLSQTSRILANNGEVITEIHRPMNRSYAGGHEIPDFIKEVFIVSEDRNFEKHPGFDLPAIGRALAINIHSDDIEQGASTITQQLARNQYLNHQKSYNRKLSEVLYAYQLEKTFSKAEILEQYLNAIYFHNNAYGIKAAADFYFKKAPMDLSEAEQAFLAAIPNNPSYYDPIQHFERTKKRQERLLEQLAQHGKIKPASAQKLKHEKIILKVESRKNSYPDYTSYALHELRELISEKENLNDSDELTSRMEELLRSGVVIHTNLDIGLQKRTVKAVKTHLQDAKVQGAATVVNHETGQIVAVAGGKDYRIGDFNRAYQAFRQPGSSIKPLLVYAPYFERFDANEDSQVNAGPLCIKGYCPKNYGGSNYGMVPLEKAFIHSYNTPAVRLLQQVGTDEAFSDLAPFQFEKVTAQDHVLAAAVGGFTTGVSPLEMTSAYTVFSNKGLFLKPRAISNVIGSDGEVLYKWNDEPAQVWNPSTAEKVRSLMQKTVAEGTARKAAGAGPGAGGKTGTTNDFKDFWFIGFNGPYTAGVWVGKDKPQSMEHINQQSPHLLIWRDIMKK from the coding sequence ATGCAGAAAGGAATTACCGTGAGGATTATAACAGGCTACCTTTTGATACTACTATTAATTCCAGCGTTTATTACCGTTGTGACCTTAACCTATACAGAAGCAGGAAATGCTGTAAGCTTCAGTGACACCCTTGATCAAAATATCGATTTGACCAACACGAAGCTCTCCCAAACGAGCAGGATCCTTGCAAATAATGGTGAAGTCATTACCGAGATTCACCGGCCGATGAACAGGAGCTATGCTGGAGGGCATGAAATCCCTGATTTCATTAAAGAGGTATTCATTGTTTCTGAAGACCGTAATTTTGAAAAACATCCCGGTTTCGACTTGCCGGCAATTGGCCGCGCGCTGGCCATCAATATTCATTCAGATGACATTGAACAGGGCGCAAGCACGATTACCCAGCAGCTGGCGCGGAACCAATATCTTAACCACCAGAAATCATATAATCGCAAGCTGAGCGAAGTATTATATGCATACCAGCTGGAGAAAACTTTTTCAAAGGCAGAGATTCTTGAACAGTATTTAAATGCGATTTATTTTCACAATAATGCATATGGAATCAAGGCCGCAGCGGACTTCTATTTTAAAAAAGCCCCTATGGACCTTTCCGAGGCGGAACAAGCCTTCCTTGCTGCGATTCCAAATAATCCGTCTTATTATGACCCGATACAGCACTTCGAGCGGACGAAAAAACGTCAGGAACGGCTGTTGGAGCAGCTTGCACAACACGGAAAAATCAAACCTGCATCCGCCCAAAAACTAAAGCATGAAAAAATCATACTGAAAGTCGAATCCCGGAAAAATTCATATCCTGATTACACTTCCTATGCTTTACACGAGCTGAGGGAATTGATTTCAGAGAAGGAAAATCTTAATGATAGCGACGAACTAACATCAAGAATGGAGGAATTGCTTCGTTCAGGAGTGGTCATCCATACAAATCTGGATATTGGTTTACAAAAGCGGACAGTCAAGGCTGTTAAAACCCACCTCCAAGATGCTAAGGTTCAAGGTGCCGCCACAGTGGTCAACCATGAAACCGGGCAGATAGTGGCAGTCGCCGGAGGAAAGGATTATCGGATCGGCGACTTCAACCGAGCATACCAGGCGTTTCGCCAGCCAGGCTCTTCGATTAAGCCATTGCTGGTTTATGCACCTTACTTTGAAAGGTTCGATGCCAACGAGGATTCTCAAGTAAACGCCGGCCCGCTTTGCATCAAGGGTTATTGCCCAAAGAACTATGGGGGATCAAACTATGGGATGGTCCCGCTTGAGAAAGCATTTATTCATTCCTACAATACACCGGCAGTAAGGCTTTTACAGCAGGTTGGAACAGATGAAGCCTTCAGTGACCTAGCACCCTTTCAATTTGAAAAAGTAACAGCACAGGATCATGTGCTTGCCGCGGCAGTTGGCGGCTTCACAACTGGAGTCAGTCCGCTTGAAATGACATCAGCTTATACCGTTTTCAGCAATAAAGGCCTTTTCCTAAAGCCAAGGGCAATCTCGAATGTAATAGGTTCGGATGGGGAAGTACTTTATAAATGGAACGACGAGCCTGCACAAGTGTGGAATCCGAGCACTGCCGAAAAAGTTCGGAGCCTGATGCAAAAGACCGTTGCCGAAGGAACTGCAAGAAAAGCTGCTGGTGCCGGACCTGGTGCCGGTGGCAAGACCGGAACGACAAATGACTTCAAGGATTTCTGGTTCATCGGCTTCAACGGACCGTACACAGCAGGAGTCTGGGTCGGCAAAGACAAGCCGCAGAGCATGGAACATATCAATCAGCAGTCGCCTCATCTATTGATCTGGCGTGATATCATGAAAAAATAA
- a CDS encoding kinase-associated lipoprotein B: MAELNIGDQVTAIYKTGKYIGEITERRPQHYLVRVLAVAKHPMQGDLHNPKDAAVGFFHERKALSYREQANIPEKMVKPYDGEIPDYLESLKEATTKLRGELEGDDSSWAQQSLRNLESLEKDYFK; this comes from the coding sequence ATGGCTGAATTGAACATCGGCGATCAAGTAACCGCCATTTACAAAACCGGCAAATACATAGGCGAAATCACGGAACGCCGGCCACAGCACTATCTTGTCCGAGTGTTGGCTGTCGCAAAACATCCAATGCAGGGCGATCTCCATAACCCGAAGGATGCAGCGGTTGGCTTTTTTCACGAGAGAAAAGCATTATCTTACCGCGAACAGGCTAACATCCCGGAAAAAATGGTCAAGCCGTACGATGGCGAAATCCCTGATTACCTTGAATCGTTAAAAGAAGCGACAACCAAGCTTCGCGGTGAACTTGAAGGCGACGATTCATCATGGGCGCAGCAGAGCCTGAGAAACCTCGAATCTCTGGAAAAAGATTATTTTAAATAA
- a CDS encoding Na+/H+ antiporter subunit E gives MAFQILLNFILAFVWMFLKTSYSPASFFVGYFFGLLIIYIFRRFFTSRFYLLRVVAVLNLIYIFTLELILSNISVLKAVLRPKLNIKPGIFAFPTELKEDWEITMLANLITLTPGTLVVDVSPDNRILYVHAMDISDADEAIQSIKNTFEKAIMEVSR, from the coding sequence ATGGCTTTTCAAATCTTGCTGAATTTCATTCTGGCCTTTGTCTGGATGTTCCTTAAGACATCCTACTCCCCGGCCTCCTTTTTCGTCGGGTATTTCTTTGGCCTGCTCATCATTTATATTTTCCGGCGTTTCTTCACTTCCCGCTTTTATTTATTGAGGGTTGTGGCCGTATTGAACTTGATTTATATTTTCACATTGGAACTGATCCTTTCCAATATATCCGTTTTAAAGGCAGTACTAAGGCCCAAGCTTAATATAAAGCCTGGAATCTTCGCCTTTCCGACAGAATTGAAGGAAGACTGGGAAATTACGATGCTCGCAAATCTGATTACTTTGACTCCTGGAACGCTTGTCGTCGATGTTTCACCTGACAACAGGATTTTGTATGTACATGCGATGGATATCAGTGATGCGGATGAAGCAATCCAGAGTATCAAAAATACGTTTGAAAAAGCGATTATGGAGGTGAGCCGATAA